CCCGGAACAGCTCCATCGCCGCCTCGGCCTGGGCGAGCGCGGCGACGTAGTTGGTCATCGTGGTCTCGAGGTTCGCGTCGAACCGGCCGGTGCCGACCGGCGTGCCCTTGCCGATCCCGGCGTTCACGATGATCCGGTCGAGGCCGCCGAGCTCGGTGTCGAGCGCGTGGAACACGGCGAACACCTGGGCGTGATCGGTGACGTCCAGGCGGCGAACGACGACCGTCCGGTCCGGGTGCGCCTTCGTCAGCTCGTCGCGCAGGTCGGCCAATCGGTCCTCGCGGCGGGCGGTCAGCGCGAGGTCGTGGCCCTTGGCAGCGAACTGCCGGGCCATCTCGGCGCCGAGCCCGGAGCTCGCCCCGGTGATCAGGATCGTGCGTCGTCGCATCGCTGCCCTATCTGTAGGTCAGTTCGTCGGTGCCGTCGAGATGTCCGTGCTCGTTGTAGCTGACCACGGTCAGCCCGCTGCGCCCGGACACCACCTTGGTGATCGCGGTGTTGATCGTCACCGGGTTCAGCCGCAGCCAGAGCTCGTCGCCACCGGACCACAGCCGGCCCACCACGGCCGCGATCGGTCCGCCCGAGGTGAACACCAGTACGGTCTCACCCTTGCCGGCGCGCGCGGCAACCCGCCGTACGGCCGCTTCGGAACGGTCGCAGAACTCGGTGAAGCTCTCGGTGTACCCGTCGCCGCCCCGCGTCCAGCGCTCGGTCGCGGCGGTGAACATCTCCTGGAACGCCCGCGTCGGATGCCCGGTCCGCGCCAGGTCCGCGAGCAGGACCGCCCGCCGCTTGTACGCCGGTTTGTGCGCGACGATCAC
The Kribbella italica DNA segment above includes these coding regions:
- a CDS encoding histidine phosphatase family protein; protein product: MGTVYLIRHAQASFGKSDYDRLSPLGDRQAVRLGETLAERGVKPDLVVTGAMQRHARTASLALTAAGLPAAVEVDEGFNEFDHDQVIVAHKPAYKRRAVLLADLARTGHPTRAFQEMFTAATERWTRGGDGYTESFTEFCDRSEAAVRRVAARAGKGETVLVFTSGGPIAAVVGRLWSGGDELWLRLNPVTINTAITKVVSGRSGLTVVSYNEHGHLDGTDELTYR
- a CDS encoding SDR family oxidoreductase, coding for MRRRTILITGASSGLGAEMARQFAAKGHDLALTARREDRLADLRDELTKAHPDRTVVVRRLDVTDHAQVFAVFHALDTELGGLDRIIVNAGIGKGTPVGTGRFDANLETTMTNYVAALAQAEAAMELFRERNAGHLVFITSVAGVRGLPRSLTAYGASKAAVSSLAEGLRMELLGKPIKVSAICPGYVKSELNDHVKQTPFIVETEVGVRAMVAAIEAEKGRAYVPAWPWEPLARFMKLAPLPVLRRLI